The following coding sequences lie in one Mycobacterium sp. DL440 genomic window:
- a CDS encoding esterase-like activity of phytase family protein yields the protein MNTARRAAAVTTAAALILAGCTTEDRTPEAPDTPKATSPVDWNLPDADRYHRTATYPVYLNKPAEDPVEGETVAEISTVTPDGNTVIYTDAAAKRIGFLDIHDPAKPVGKGTLSLAELGHKDDQPTSVAAVADHVLVVVDTTGGDFAHPSGRVDVVRATDRTRVHSIDLGGQPDSIAISPDGSFAAIAMENQRNEEFTPPGKEEGDLPQPPTGFVQLIDLNGAPNTWKPRKVDFDFDVEAARQAGLDTPEDLEPEYVSINSRGQVAVTLQENNGIAVIDGHAGTVQKIFSAGSESVEGIDTKKDGTIDQTGSIKDAPREPDAIGWIGDDHLATANEGDWKGGTRGWTIFDAHTGDVVWDAGNTLEQLAVRTGLHSEGRAEAKGPEPEGLAITNIGGRPTALIASERSNFVAVYDVSDPKAPTFRQILPTTPGPEGVLPIPSRNLLAISSEADDAEAHVRASVNFYGFGESFAAAGKPDFPSIVSGDIDGAPIGWGALGALSADPQNQDRLYTATDIAYGPARILGIDVNQKPALIDTELPLTENGKPVTLDTEGVSARPDGGFVLAVEGKDGPGNQLVYVDADGRIEKRVPVPKDIAAQLGGQGLEGVAFQSSSAGDSVWVVLQRELKSDPTGVVRIGRYTPAGDKWEWFGYQLESTDTKDNWIGVSEIAVHNGELLVLERDKLNGPDARLKALYRVAIPDGQGVESAADKPKVLPKTLARNLVPDLQATNGYVQEKVEGFAIAGNQNLYVVTDNDGLDDASGETVFLGLGPAAEALKG from the coding sequence ATGAACACGGCGAGACGGGCCGCAGCGGTGACCACGGCCGCAGCGTTGATCCTGGCGGGCTGCACCACCGAGGACCGGACGCCAGAAGCGCCCGACACCCCGAAAGCGACCTCGCCGGTCGACTGGAACCTGCCCGACGCGGACCGGTATCACCGCACGGCCACGTATCCGGTGTATCTCAACAAACCTGCCGAGGATCCGGTCGAGGGGGAGACCGTCGCCGAGATCTCCACTGTCACCCCGGACGGCAACACCGTCATCTACACCGACGCCGCCGCCAAACGCATCGGCTTCCTCGACATCCACGATCCCGCCAAACCTGTTGGGAAAGGCACGCTTTCCCTCGCAGAGCTGGGCCATAAAGACGACCAGCCCACCTCGGTAGCGGCGGTGGCAGACCACGTCCTCGTCGTCGTCGACACCACCGGCGGTGACTTCGCCCATCCGTCCGGGCGGGTCGACGTCGTCCGCGCCACCGACCGCACCCGCGTGCACAGCATCGATCTGGGCGGCCAACCCGACTCGATCGCCATCAGCCCCGACGGCTCCTTCGCCGCGATCGCCATGGAGAACCAGCGCAACGAGGAGTTCACCCCGCCCGGCAAGGAGGAAGGCGATCTTCCACAGCCGCCAACCGGATTCGTGCAACTGATCGACCTCAACGGCGCACCGAACACCTGGAAACCACGCAAGGTCGACTTCGACTTCGACGTCGAAGCCGCACGGCAAGCCGGCCTGGACACCCCCGAGGATCTCGAACCCGAGTACGTCAGCATCAACTCCCGCGGCCAGGTTGCGGTGACCCTGCAGGAAAACAACGGCATCGCCGTCATCGACGGCCACGCCGGCACGGTGCAAAAGATCTTCAGTGCCGGAAGCGAATCCGTCGAAGGTATCGACACCAAGAAGGACGGCACGATCGACCAGACCGGGTCGATCAAAGACGCGCCGCGCGAACCGGACGCCATCGGCTGGATCGGCGACGACCACCTGGCCACCGCCAACGAGGGAGACTGGAAGGGCGGCACCCGCGGCTGGACGATCTTCGACGCCCATACCGGTGACGTGGTCTGGGATGCCGGCAACACCCTCGAACAGCTCGCGGTGCGCACCGGCCTGCATAGCGAAGGCCGGGCCGAGGCCAAGGGGCCCGAGCCGGAAGGCCTGGCGATCACCAACATCGGGGGCCGGCCCACCGCGCTGATCGCCTCGGAGCGCAGCAACTTCGTCGCGGTCTACGACGTCAGCGATCCCAAAGCGCCGACCTTCCGGCAGATCCTGCCGACCACCCCGGGTCCGGAAGGTGTCCTGCCGATCCCGTCGCGCAATCTGCTGGCCATCTCTTCGGAGGCCGACGACGCCGAAGCCCACGTGCGTGCCTCGGTCAACTTCTACGGCTTCGGCGAATCATTCGCCGCCGCAGGAAAACCGGACTTCCCGTCCATCGTCTCCGGCGATATCGACGGCGCCCCGATCGGGTGGGGCGCGCTCGGCGCGCTGTCGGCGGACCCACAAAACCAGGATCGGCTGTACACCGCGACCGACATCGCTTACGGTCCGGCCCGCATCCTCGGCATCGACGTCAACCAGAAGCCCGCCCTGATCGACACCGAGTTGCCGCTCACCGAGAACGGCAAGCCGGTCACGCTCGACACCGAGGGCGTATCCGCCCGGCCCGACGGAGGATTTGTGCTGGCGGTCGAAGGGAAGGACGGCCCCGGCAACCAGCTCGTCTACGTCGACGCCGACGGCCGCATCGAGAAGCGCGTGCCGGTGCCCAAAGACATTGCAGCCCAGCTGGGTGGCCAGGGTCTCGAAGGTGTCGCCTTCCAATCGAGCAGCGCCGGCGACTCGGTCTGGGTGGTGCTGCAGCGTGAGCTCAAGTCTGACCCGACTGGTGTGGTCCGCATCGGACGCTACACGCCGGCCGGGGACAAGTGGGAATGGTTCGGCTACCAGCTGGAATCCACCGACACCAAGGACAACTGGATCGGTGTCTCCGAAATCGCGGTCCACAACGGCGAATTGCTGGTCCTCGAACGCGACAAACTCAACGGGCCCGACGCACGGCTCAAAGCGCTGTACCGGGTGGCGATTCCCGACGGCCAAGGAGTGGAGTCCGCGGCCGACAAGCCAAAGGTGCTGCCGAAGACGTTGGCCCGCAATCTGGTACCGGATCTACAGGCCACCAACGGTTATGTGCAGGAGAAGGTCGAAGGCTTCGCGATCGCCGGCAACCAGAACCTCTACGTGGTCACCGACAACGACGGGCTCGACGACGCCAGCGGTGAAACGGTGTTCCTCGGTCTGGGCCCGGCTGCCGAGGCGTTGAAGGGGTAG
- the cax gene encoding calcium/proton exchanger yields MGAALIRSDKLLIFGGLAICVVAGLSHYGGWPHLVGFVVSALAVTVLASVVGLAVEQLGDRFGPGATGVLQSALGNLPELFICIFALKAGLVDVVRAALVGSILANLLLVLGLAFVVGGLKHGPQKLGSAQVRTILVLMVLSVTAMAIPSIAHEVHAPASEHEVSFSMIVAVVLLVLFGLSLPYSLRRDKTPEKTSDPVPQPHKEQPRWPVGLAIGMLALAGGSAAFVSDWFVAALEPAMDSLHISQAFAGLVIVAIAGNAVENVVGVQLAAKNQSEYAFSIILNSPIQIALVLAPVLVLVSQIFGLASLTLVFGPMLIVALLVAVVLAAIIAFDGESTWLEGAALIALYCIIAASFWWG; encoded by the coding sequence ATGGGGGCGGCGCTCATCCGATCCGACAAGCTGTTGATCTTCGGTGGCCTGGCCATCTGCGTGGTCGCTGGGCTGTCCCATTACGGTGGCTGGCCGCACCTGGTCGGCTTTGTCGTCAGTGCGCTGGCGGTCACCGTATTGGCGTCGGTCGTCGGCTTGGCCGTCGAACAACTCGGAGATCGGTTCGGCCCCGGCGCAACTGGTGTGCTGCAGTCCGCCCTCGGCAATCTGCCGGAGCTGTTCATCTGCATCTTCGCGCTCAAGGCCGGATTGGTCGACGTGGTGCGGGCCGCGCTCGTCGGTTCTATCCTGGCCAACCTGCTGCTGGTGTTGGGACTGGCTTTCGTCGTCGGCGGCCTGAAGCACGGCCCGCAGAAGCTCGGCTCCGCGCAGGTCCGGACCATCCTGGTGCTGATGGTGCTGTCGGTGACGGCCATGGCGATTCCGTCGATCGCGCACGAGGTGCACGCCCCGGCCTCCGAACACGAAGTGTCCTTCTCGATGATCGTCGCGGTCGTCCTGCTGGTGCTGTTCGGGCTCTCGCTGCCGTACTCGCTGCGTCGGGACAAGACTCCCGAAAAGACCAGTGACCCGGTGCCGCAGCCGCACAAAGAACAGCCGCGATGGCCGGTCGGCTTGGCGATCGGCATGCTCGCCCTCGCGGGCGGCTCAGCGGCGTTCGTCTCGGATTGGTTTGTCGCCGCACTGGAACCGGCGATGGACTCGCTGCACATCTCGCAGGCCTTCGCCGGTCTGGTGATCGTGGCCATCGCCGGCAACGCGGTGGAAAACGTCGTCGGTGTGCAACTGGCAGCCAAAAACCAGTCGGAGTACGCCTTCTCGATCATCCTCAACAGTCCGATCCAGATCGCCCTGGTGTTGGCCCCGGTGCTGGTGTTGGTGAGCCAGATCTTCGGGCTCGCCTCACTGACCCTGGTGTTCGGGCCGATGCTGATCGTCGCGCTGTTGGTTGCCGTCGTCCTCGCGGCGATCATCGCTTTCGACGGGGAATCAACGTGGTTGGAAGGTGCGGCGCTGATCGCGTTGTACTGCATCATCGCCGCGTCGTTCTGGTGGGGCTGA
- a CDS encoding LpqN/LpqT family lipoprotein, with protein sequence MQLAHRSARGAAALLVAVVSLSACSSEKPVSIEDIIKDHVPSPAMTPSAPVGDAIGDPNACAHFDGPLLDIPSRGSAEPKLRVPKATGWNRSTKLDSEIVRFVLVNTDLAANQFAPNIVVTLEDAPKADVQTIFSQQHANLVKLAGAKDLTSEPATVCGLPAETIKFTADPTGPGAHSRVLTVLSVPTIVGGHQYLVTATVQTTDPDSPTYQHDAKALLDGFQVLPPELGAP encoded by the coding sequence ATGCAGCTGGCACATCGATCTGCGCGCGGCGCCGCTGCGTTGCTCGTTGCCGTCGTGTCGCTGTCGGCGTGCAGCAGCGAGAAGCCCGTGTCGATCGAGGACATCATCAAAGACCACGTGCCGAGCCCGGCGATGACACCGTCCGCTCCAGTGGGTGATGCCATCGGAGATCCGAACGCCTGCGCGCACTTCGACGGGCCGTTGCTCGATATACCGTCACGTGGCTCCGCGGAGCCGAAACTGCGGGTTCCCAAAGCGACGGGCTGGAACCGCAGCACAAAACTCGACAGCGAAATTGTCCGATTCGTCCTGGTAAACACCGATCTCGCGGCTAATCAGTTCGCACCCAATATCGTGGTCACGCTGGAGGACGCCCCCAAGGCTGATGTTCAGACCATTTTCTCGCAGCAACACGCGAATCTGGTGAAGTTAGCGGGGGCGAAGGACCTCACATCCGAGCCGGCGACGGTCTGCGGGCTGCCCGCCGAGACCATCAAGTTCACGGCTGATCCGACTGGCCCCGGGGCACACAGTCGTGTGTTGACCGTGTTGTCGGTGCCTACCATCGTCGGCGGCCACCAGTACTTGGTTACAGCGACCGTGCAGACAACTGACCCGGACAGTCCGACCTATCAGCACGACGCCAAAGCTCTCCTGGATGGATTCCAGGTGCTGCCACCTGAACTCGGTGCGCCGTGA
- a CDS encoding peptide chain release factor 3 codes for MTDNALDAPATNTAQAAKIAAEAARRRTFAVISHPDAGKSTLTEALALHARVITEAGAIHGKAGRRSTVSDWMDMEKARGISITSTALQFPYRDCVINLLDTPGHADFSEDTYRVLTAVDCAVMLIDAAKGLEPQTLKLFQVCKHRGIPIITVINKWDRPGRHALELMDEIHERIGLRTTPLTWPVGIAGDFKGVMDRRAEKFIRFTRTAGGATAAPEEHIAAADAHAAAGDDWDTAVEESELLSIDGSDYDRETFLGGESSPVLFTSAALNFGVNQLLDVLVELAPAPSGSLGVDGTHRAVESPFSAFVFKVQAGMDSSHRDRIAYARVVSGTFERGDVLTHAATGKPFVTKYAQSVFGQQRSTLDDAWPGDVIGLANAAALRPGETLYRDIPVVYPPIPSFSPEHFAVARGTDPSKHKQFRKGIEQLEQEGVVQVLRSDKRGEQAPVFAAVGPMQFEVAAHRMATELSAPIALENLPYQVARVVSPEDADFVNRQVSAEVLTRSDGVMLVLFSTPWRLEGFQRDNPDIKLGSLVAAEG; via the coding sequence ATGACCGACAACGCCCTCGACGCCCCAGCCACCAACACCGCCCAAGCTGCCAAGATCGCCGCCGAGGCGGCCCGTCGCCGCACCTTCGCCGTCATCAGCCACCCCGACGCAGGTAAGTCCACGCTGACCGAGGCGCTGGCGCTGCACGCCCGGGTGATCACCGAGGCCGGCGCGATCCACGGCAAGGCCGGCCGGCGCTCCACCGTGTCGGACTGGATGGACATGGAGAAGGCCCGCGGCATCTCGATCACCTCGACCGCACTGCAGTTCCCGTACCGCGACTGCGTGATCAACCTGCTCGACACCCCCGGGCACGCCGACTTCTCCGAGGACACCTACCGGGTGCTGACGGCCGTGGACTGCGCGGTGATGCTCATCGACGCCGCGAAGGGCCTTGAGCCACAAACCCTGAAGCTGTTCCAGGTGTGTAAGCACCGGGGCATCCCGATCATCACCGTGATCAACAAGTGGGACCGCCCGGGCCGGCACGCGCTGGAGTTGATGGACGAGATCCACGAGCGGATCGGGCTGCGCACCACTCCCCTGACCTGGCCGGTCGGCATCGCGGGTGATTTCAAGGGCGTGATGGACCGCCGGGCCGAGAAGTTCATCCGGTTCACCCGCACCGCGGGTGGGGCCACCGCCGCCCCCGAGGAGCACATCGCTGCCGCCGACGCCCACGCCGCCGCCGGCGATGACTGGGATACCGCGGTCGAGGAATCCGAGCTGCTGTCGATCGACGGGTCCGACTACGACCGGGAGACCTTCCTGGGCGGCGAGTCCTCCCCGGTGCTGTTCACCTCGGCGGCGTTGAACTTCGGCGTCAACCAGCTGCTCGACGTGCTGGTCGAGTTGGCCCCGGCGCCCAGCGGGTCGCTCGGTGTCGACGGGACTCACCGGGCGGTGGAGTCGCCGTTCAGCGCGTTCGTGTTCAAGGTGCAGGCCGGCATGGACAGCTCGCACCGCGACCGCATCGCCTACGCGCGCGTCGTCTCGGGCACGTTCGAGCGCGGCGACGTGCTCACCCACGCGGCCACCGGCAAGCCGTTCGTCACCAAGTACGCGCAGTCGGTGTTCGGCCAGCAGCGCTCGACGCTCGACGACGCCTGGCCCGGCGACGTGATCGGGTTGGCCAACGCTGCGGCGCTGCGCCCCGGCGAGACGTTGTACCGGGACATCCCGGTGGTGTACCCGCCGATTCCGAGCTTCTCCCCCGAGCACTTCGCGGTGGCCCGCGGTACCGACCCGAGCAAGCACAAGCAGTTCCGCAAGGGGATCGAGCAGCTCGAGCAGGAAGGCGTCGTGCAGGTGCTGCGCTCGGACAAGCGCGGCGAGCAGGCGCCGGTGTTCGCCGCCGTCGGGCCGATGCAGTTCGAGGTGGCCGCCCACCGGATGGCCACCGAACTCAGCGCGCCGATCGCACTGGAGAACCTGCCGTATCAGGTCGCGCGGGTGGTCTCCCCGGAGGACGCGGACTTCGTGAACCGTCAGGTGTCGGCCGAGGTGTTGACCCGTTCCGATGGCGTCATGCTCGTGCTGTTCTCGACGCCGTGGCGGCTGGAGGGTTTCCAGCGCGACAACCCCGACATCAAGCTGGGGTCGCTGGTGGCGGCAGAGGGGTAG
- a CDS encoding TIGR00730 family Rossman fold protein, with translation MNICVFLSAADLDERYTEPAREFAELLGKGGHTLVWGGSDNGLMKVVADGVQAGGGRLVGISVEFLRQHARAGADEMVITADLSERKALLLERSDALVVMAGGLGTLDEATEILELRKHRRHDKPVVLLNTAGFYDGLVIQLRRMEQDGFLPVPLDDLVFVADEPAAAMAYLDRAAN, from the coding sequence ATGAACATCTGTGTCTTCCTGTCCGCCGCCGACCTCGATGAGCGCTACACCGAGCCGGCGCGTGAATTCGCCGAACTCCTCGGCAAAGGCGGCCACACGCTGGTCTGGGGCGGGTCCGACAACGGCTTGATGAAGGTCGTGGCCGACGGGGTGCAGGCCGGCGGCGGCCGGTTGGTCGGGATCTCGGTCGAGTTTCTGCGTCAGCACGCCCGGGCGGGAGCCGACGAGATGGTGATCACCGCCGATCTCTCCGAGCGCAAGGCGCTGCTACTGGAGCGTTCCGACGCGCTGGTGGTGATGGCCGGTGGGCTCGGCACCCTCGATGAGGCCACCGAGATCCTGGAACTGCGCAAGCACCGGCGCCACGACAAGCCCGTCGTGCTGCTGAACACCGCGGGCTTCTACGACGGCCTGGTGATCCAGCTGCGACGGATGGAGCAGGACGGGTTCCTGCCCGTGCCGCTCGATGACCTGGTGTTCGTCGCCGACGAACCCGCCGCGGCGATGGCGTACCTGGATCGCGCCGCCAACTGA
- a CDS encoding Ig-like domain-containing protein: MMLTSVRRAYLAVALAVLAVSGGVVVSALPDCAEHCQTLAAAPQGAPQASPTEPAKLTIVPKPDAEVDPLARVMVTADTGTVARVTMLNDAGKEIPGVLTPDARTWKPTTTLGYGRTYTLKVDARGPGGMPTRKTTNFSTVTPGYQARVYLNGTNYAPLQDGATYGVGMVIVARFDEPVTDKATAENRMKVITEPKAVGSWNWIDDQTAHWRPEKYYAPGTKVTVDAGIYGAKLGDDLYGAQDEKVAFTIGASHVTIADDTDKQVKVYDNGKLVRTMPTSMGMGGTETIGGTTMSFWTPRGIYTVMDKANPVIMDSSTYGLPVNSRLGYKTTIPWATRISIDGIYLHQLNATVWAQGKTNTSHGCLNLNGENAEWFYNFSVPGDIVEIRNTGGDPLKPTNNGDWSVPWAEWVKGSALR; encoded by the coding sequence GTGATGTTGACGTCTGTTCGTCGTGCCTACCTGGCGGTCGCACTTGCCGTGCTGGCCGTGTCGGGTGGTGTCGTTGTTTCGGCCCTGCCGGACTGCGCCGAGCATTGCCAGACGTTGGCTGCCGCACCCCAGGGCGCCCCGCAGGCCTCGCCCACCGAGCCGGCCAAGCTGACCATCGTTCCCAAGCCCGACGCCGAGGTTGACCCGCTGGCCCGGGTCATGGTCACCGCTGACACCGGCACCGTGGCGCGCGTGACGATGCTCAACGACGCCGGCAAGGAGATCCCCGGCGTCCTCACTCCCGATGCCAGGACCTGGAAGCCGACCACCACGCTCGGCTACGGCCGCACCTACACACTGAAGGTCGACGCGCGCGGCCCCGGCGGCATGCCGACCCGCAAAACCACCAACTTCTCCACCGTGACCCCCGGCTACCAGGCCCGCGTCTACCTCAACGGTACGAACTACGCCCCGCTGCAGGACGGTGCCACCTATGGCGTCGGCATGGTGATCGTCGCGCGATTCGATGAACCGGTCACCGACAAGGCCACCGCCGAGAACCGGATGAAGGTCATCACCGAGCCCAAGGCCGTCGGCTCGTGGAACTGGATCGACGATCAGACCGCGCACTGGCGGCCCGAGAAGTACTACGCGCCGGGCACCAAGGTCACCGTCGACGCCGGCATCTACGGCGCCAAACTCGGCGACGACCTCTACGGCGCCCAGGACGAGAAGGTCGCGTTCACCATCGGCGCCTCGCACGTCACCATCGCCGACGACACCGACAAGCAGGTCAAGGTCTACGACAACGGCAAACTGGTGCGCACCATGCCGACCTCGATGGGCATGGGTGGCACCGAGACCATCGGCGGCACCACGATGAGTTTCTGGACCCCGCGCGGCATTTACACCGTGATGGACAAGGCCAACCCGGTGATCATGGACTCCTCGACCTATGGCCTGCCCGTCAACTCACGGCTCGGGTACAAGACCACCATCCCGTGGGCGACGCGCATCAGCATCGACGGCATCTATCTGCATCAGCTCAACGCGACGGTGTGGGCGCAGGGGAAAACCAACACCAGCCACGGCTGCCTCAACCTGAACGGCGAGAACGCCGAATGGTTCTACAACTTCTCGGTGCCCGGCGACATCGTCGAGATCCGCAACACCGGCGGTGACCCGCTCAAGCCGACCAACAACGGCGACTGGTCCGTGCCCTGGGCCGAATGGGTCAAGGGCAGCGCGCTGCGCTGA
- a CDS encoding TetR/AcrR family transcriptional regulator encodes MNRWEPNARDRLQEAALQLYLEHGFEQTTVAEIAERAGLTERTYFRYFADKREALFGGQAVLTEVLVAAIDGAPADAGPLDVVGAAMTALGPVFDGRREHALRRQSVIDANPALQERELIKLATLSAEMAEALRRRGIDDAAARLGAEAGMAVFKVAFGRWVHGRTKAGLGEIVTSTMDELKALTG; translated from the coding sequence ATGAATCGCTGGGAGCCCAACGCGCGCGACCGCCTGCAGGAGGCGGCCCTGCAGCTGTACCTCGAGCACGGGTTCGAGCAGACCACCGTCGCCGAAATCGCGGAGCGGGCCGGGCTGACCGAGCGCACCTACTTCCGGTATTTCGCGGACAAGCGCGAGGCGCTGTTCGGCGGACAGGCCGTGCTCACCGAGGTCTTGGTCGCCGCCATCGACGGCGCCCCGGCCGACGCAGGACCACTGGACGTGGTCGGTGCCGCGATGACCGCACTCGGACCGGTATTCGACGGCCGGCGCGAGCATGCCCTGCGCCGGCAGTCCGTCATCGACGCCAACCCCGCGCTGCAGGAGCGCGAACTGATCAAACTCGCCACGCTGTCCGCCGAGATGGCCGAGGCGCTACGGCGCCGCGGTATCGACGATGCAGCCGCACGCTTGGGCGCCGAAGCGGGGATGGCGGTGTTCAAGGTCGCGTTCGGCCGGTGGGTGCACGGGCGCACCAAGGCCGGGCTGGGCGAGATCGTCACGTCGACAATGGACGAATTGAAAGCCCTCACTGGCTAG
- a CDS encoding SDR family oxidoreductase, which translates to MKVFVTGASGFVGTAVVRDLVAHGHDVVGLARSDASADAISAAGARVHRGDLNDHNGLRAAADASDGVIHLAFHHDFDNFADAGELDRRAIEVLGTTLAGSGRPLVVTSGVAGHSAGRLLTENDAFQPGLPRHSEPAVLAFAEKGVRASIVRLSPTTHGEGDHGFVPRLIQIARDKGVSAYIGDGANRWPAVHRLDAAPLFRLAAEKAPSGTVLHAVAEEGVAGRDIATAIGRHLGLPVTSVPVEQAFEHFGWIGGMFALDVPTSSALTRQRFGWQPSGVGLLEDLDGGHYFE; encoded by the coding sequence ATGAAAGTTTTCGTCACGGGTGCATCTGGTTTTGTGGGCACCGCGGTGGTTCGTGACCTCGTTGCCCACGGTCACGACGTCGTCGGCCTGGCTCGCTCCGACGCCTCGGCCGACGCGATCAGCGCGGCCGGCGCCCGCGTCCACCGCGGGGATTTGAACGATCACAACGGCCTGCGCGCCGCCGCCGACGCCAGCGATGGCGTCATCCACCTGGCCTTCCATCACGACTTCGACAACTTCGCCGACGCCGGGGAACTCGACCGCCGTGCCATCGAGGTCCTCGGCACCACCCTCGCGGGGTCGGGCCGCCCGCTGGTCGTCACCTCCGGCGTGGCCGGTCACAGTGCCGGCCGCCTGCTGACCGAGAACGATGCGTTTCAACCCGGGCTGCCGCGGCACTCCGAACCCGCGGTGTTGGCCTTCGCCGAGAAGGGGGTGCGCGCCTCGATCGTGCGGCTGTCGCCGACGACGCACGGAGAAGGCGATCACGGCTTCGTGCCGCGGCTGATCCAGATCGCCCGGGACAAAGGTGTGTCGGCCTACATCGGTGACGGCGCCAACCGCTGGCCGGCGGTGCATCGCCTCGACGCCGCGCCGCTGTTCCGGCTGGCCGCGGAGAAGGCGCCCTCCGGGACGGTCCTGCACGCCGTCGCCGAGGAGGGTGTCGCGGGCCGCGACATCGCCACCGCGATCGGCCGCCACCTCGGACTGCCGGTGACCTCGGTTCCCGTCGAGCAGGCCTTCGAACACTTCGGGTGGATCGGCGGCATGTTCGCTCTCGATGTCCCGACGTCCAGCGCGTTGACCCGGCAACGGTTCGGCTGGCAGCCGTCCGGAGTGGGACTGCTCGAGGATCTCGACGGCGGGCACTACTTCGAATGA
- a CDS encoding TetR/AcrR family transcriptional regulator — MSAPERRPRGRPVGGGNTAEQARGVLMDAAEHLFVTRGYRASTMEVIAHEAGYSRTAIYRQFTNRDELIAAMVQRTTQRHMVSILPRIPEDAGPIHLLVESLVIVATELVSDPLLNTIADQTPDGTIASLIATDSELTDLVTTTIKAMIAEDAGQFRPGLDPHDLAQFIIATALSFLVKTVPDITDPDAARRYIETFVLPAIVKKPPPVRRVFPH; from the coding sequence TTGTCAGCACCAGAACGCCGCCCCCGGGGCCGACCCGTCGGTGGCGGCAATACCGCCGAACAGGCGCGCGGGGTGTTGATGGACGCCGCCGAGCACCTGTTCGTCACCCGCGGGTACCGGGCGTCGACGATGGAGGTCATCGCCCACGAGGCCGGTTATTCACGTACGGCGATCTACCGCCAGTTCACCAACCGCGACGAGCTGATCGCAGCCATGGTGCAGCGCACCACCCAGCGGCACATGGTGTCGATCCTGCCGCGGATACCCGAGGACGCCGGGCCCATCCATCTGCTGGTCGAGAGTCTGGTGATCGTCGCGACCGAACTGGTGTCGGACCCGCTGCTCAACACGATCGCCGACCAGACCCCCGATGGCACGATCGCCTCATTGATCGCCACCGATTCCGAACTGACCGATCTGGTGACGACCACCATCAAGGCCATGATCGCCGAGGACGCCGGCCAGTTCCGTCCCGGTCTCGACCCACACGACCTGGCGCAGTTCATCATTGCGACCGCGTTGAGCTTCCTGGTGAAGACCGTCCCAGACATCACCGATCCCGACGCGGCGCGGCGCTACATCGAGACGTTCGTCCTGCCGGCCATCGTGAAGAAGCCGCCGCCGGTGCGTCGGGTGTTCCCGCACTGA